In Cicer arietinum cultivar CDC Frontier isolate Library 1 chromosome 1, Cicar.CDCFrontier_v2.0, whole genome shotgun sequence, one DNA window encodes the following:
- the LOC101513958 gene encoding uncharacterized protein isoform X1, whose protein sequence is MSGKGGSGKGLPVTTIPPSSKKIVQSLKEILTNFPEHEIYAMLRDCNMDPNETVNRLLSQDPFHEVKSKREKKKENKDPTDYRSYGSGTSSTTSRGGGRGGTDRHGGHGVTNHYSSIDSGLLGKTVHKKENGIPAYGGSLSSTSSVMGINENRQPPSHSSSEATEKTSTIGINDGLSSSSQYGGGPQSAWKGNVVGQVSMADIVKRGRPQAKASVHDSSFHSGNRHNGLMPSEALDHSLQLPQHASMVSETNTDQGSAISHSVPQNNEWPCIENQQDVRVYNVVDVPEKSDYYENPSSFSEAYWQKDDLDERLADDGYVEIADDVRSASTSVKSSSEDNTGGDGVSSVAANLEQLNLQRDDQGTKPEEDDSSIIIPSHLQLHTPECLNLSFGRFGSQNNAPLSGSGPYNSRSLKSNVEDTHGTSDVSATGSSDARNPNYYGDEHHASTSEGSLAHPTGVSSGTYEHSSISQQEDLKLEHPETAQQNLHSFPSSSHGFTYGNALQNVTFPHSQISPQMQNLAPFSSVMQAYANSLPDALLASTTQTAREDIPYLPFPATQPMPAKLNNIASSFGDLTITMSEALRASSISTPQPNPHTLTGANVATGPTLPQHLAMHPYSQPTLPLGHFANMISYPLLPQSYAYMPSAFQQTFAGNNAYHQSLAALLPQYKSSVSVSNVPPSANIPPGYGFNSSTSIPGGGSFSLNPPAAATGTTIGYENVINSQLKDNSHMISLQQNENSPIWLQGPGSRTMPAVPPSAYYSLQGQNQQPSGFQQRQQPTQHFGSLGHPNFYQSQSGISLEHQHQNSLEASLGGLQSQPSQQSQQLWQNSY, encoded by the exons ATGAGCGGGAAAGGTGGTAGCGGCAAGGGGTTACCAGTAACGACGATTCCGCCATCGTCGAAGAAAATTGTTCAGAGTTTGAAGGAGATTCTCACCAATTTTCCCGAACACGAGATCTACGCTATGCTTAGGGACTGTAACATGGACCCTAACGAAACTGTCAATCGTTTACTCTCTCAAG ATCCTTTTCACGAGGTGAAGAGCAAGCGAGAGAAGAAAAAAGAG AATAAGGACCCAACAGATTACAGGTCTTATGGGAGCGGGACAAGTAGCACAACTAGTCGTGGTGGTGGACGTGGTGGCACTGATCGTCATGGTGGACACGGTGTTACCAACCATTACAGCAGTATTG ATTCTGGTCTGCTGGGAAAAACTGTTCATAAAAAGGAAAATGGAATACCTGCTTATGGAGGTTCTCTATCTTCCACATCTAGTGTCATGGGAATTAATGAGAACAGGCAACCACCGTCGCACAG TAGTTCTGAGGCTACTGAAAAAACATCTACAATAGGCATCAATGATGGACTATCTTCATCATCACAATATGGTGGGGGACCGCAATCTGCCTGGAAGGGGAATGTAGTGGGTCAAGTATCAATGGCTGACATTGTGAAGAGGGGTAGGCCGCAGGCCAAGGCATCCGTGCATGACTCTTCCTTCCACAGCGGCAATCGTCACAACGGTTTGATGCCTTCAGAAGCATTAGATCACAGTTTGCAATTACCGCAACATGCTTCCATGGTTTCAGAGACTAATACTGATCAAGGTTCTGCTATTAGTCACAGTGTTCCACAGAATAATGAATGGCCTTGCATTGAGAACCAACAAGATGTTAGAGTATACAATGTTGTTGATGTCCCAGAAAAATCTGACTACTATGAGAACCCGTCTAGCTTTTCTGAAGCTTACTGGCAGAAGGATGACTTAGACGAACGCCTAGCTGATGATGGTTATGTTGAGATTGCAGATGATGTCAGATCTGCTTCTACATCTGTTAAAAGTTCATCAGAGGATAACACAGGAGGAG ATGGCGTTTCATCAGTGGCTGCAAACTTAGAGCAGCTAAATTTACAGAGAGACGATCAGGGGACAAAACCAGAGGAGGATGATTCTTCTATAATAATTCCCAGTCACCTACAACTCCATACACCAGAATGCTTGAATCTGAGCTTTGGACGTTTTGGATCTCAAAACAATGCCCCCCTTTCTGGATCTGGGCCATATAATTCTAGGTCCTTGAAAAGTAACGTGGAGGATACACATGGAACGTCTGATGTTTCAGCAACTGGATCATCTGATGCTAG AAATCCCAACTATTATGGAGATGAACATCATGCATCTACCTCAGAAGGAAGTTTAGCTCATCCAACTGGTGTGAGTTCTGGGACCTATGAACATTCTTCCATTTCACAACAAGAAGACTTAAAACTGGAACATCCTGAAACTGCTCAGCAAAACCTACATTCATTTCCTTCATCTTCACATGGGTTTACTTATGGAAATGCCCTACAAAATGTCACATTTCCTCATTCACAGATAAGCCCGCAGATGCAGAATCTTGCTCCCTTCTCTAGTGTAATG CAGGCATATGCAAATTCTTTACCAGATGCTCTTTTGGCTTCGACAACTCAAACAGCAAGGGAAGATATCCCATACTTACCCTTCCCTGCTACACAACCAATGCCTGCAAAGCTTAACAACATTGCTTCTTCATTTGGTGATCTCACCATAACCATGTCAGAG GCTTTGAGAGCTAGCAGCATTTCTACACCTCAACCTAATCCACACACACTGACCGGTGCCAATGTTGCCACTGGACCTACACTTCCTCAACACCTGGCTATGCATCCTTACTCCCAACCTACTCTTCCTCTGGGACATTTCGCCAATATGATTAGCTATCCACTGTTGCCTCAGAGCTATGCCTATATGCCATCAGCTTTTCAGCAGACTTTTGCTGGAAACAACGCATATCACCAGTCTCTGGCAGCATTGCTTCCACAATATAAAAGTAGCGTTTCTGTCAGCAACGTGCCTCCGTCTGCTAATATTCCACCTGGATATGGCTTTAACAGTTCAACAAGTATTCCTGGAGGAGGAAGCTTTTCTTTGAATCCACCTGCTGCTGCTACCGGGACAACCATTGGATATGAGAATGTTATAAACTCCCAGCTTAAGGACAACAGTCACATGATTTCACTACAACAG AATGAGAATTCTCCCATTTGGCTTCAGGGGCCTGGCTCACGAACAATGCCTGCAGTTCCTCCCAGCGCGTATTACAGCTTACAGGGACAGAATCAACAACCTAGTGGATTTCAGCAACGGCAGCAGCCAACACAGCATTTTGGATCCCTTGGCCACCCTAATTTCTACCAGTCTCAGTCTGGCATTTCTCTAGAACATCAGCACCAAAATTCTCTGGAAGCATCCCTGGGTGGTTTGCAAAGCCAACCATCTCAGCAGTCCCAACAGTTATGGCAAAACAGCTACTAA
- the LOC101513958 gene encoding uncharacterized protein isoform X2: MSGKGGSGKGLPVTTIPPSSKKIVQSLKEILTNFPEHEIYAMLRDCNMDPNETVNRLLSQDPFHEVKSKREKKKENKDPTDYRSYGSGTSSTTSRGGGRGGTDRHGGHGVTNHYSSIDSGLLGKTVHKKENGIPAYGGSLSSTSSVMGINENRQPPSHSSSEATEKTSTIGINDGLSSSSQYGGGPQSAWKGNVVGQVSMADIVKRGRPQAKASVHDSSFHSGNRHNGLMPSEALDHSLQLPQHASMVSETNTDQGSAISHSVPQNNEWPCIENQQDVRVYNVVDVPEKSDYYENPSSFSEAYWQKDDLDERLADDGYVEIADDVRSASTSVKSSSEDNTGGDGVSSVAANLEQLNLQRDDQGTKPEEDDSSIIIPSHLQLHTPECLNLSFGRFGSQNNAPLSGSGPYNSRSLKSNVEDTHGTSDVSATGSSDARNPNYYGDEHHASTSEGSLAHPTGVSSGTYEHSSISQQEDLKLEHPETAQQNLHSFPSSSHGFTYGNALQNVTFPHSQISPQMQNLAPFSSVMAYANSLPDALLASTTQTAREDIPYLPFPATQPMPAKLNNIASSFGDLTITMSEALRASSISTPQPNPHTLTGANVATGPTLPQHLAMHPYSQPTLPLGHFANMISYPLLPQSYAYMPSAFQQTFAGNNAYHQSLAALLPQYKSSVSVSNVPPSANIPPGYGFNSSTSIPGGGSFSLNPPAAATGTTIGYENVINSQLKDNSHMISLQQNENSPIWLQGPGSRTMPAVPPSAYYSLQGQNQQPSGFQQRQQPTQHFGSLGHPNFYQSQSGISLEHQHQNSLEASLGGLQSQPSQQSQQLWQNSY; this comes from the exons ATGAGCGGGAAAGGTGGTAGCGGCAAGGGGTTACCAGTAACGACGATTCCGCCATCGTCGAAGAAAATTGTTCAGAGTTTGAAGGAGATTCTCACCAATTTTCCCGAACACGAGATCTACGCTATGCTTAGGGACTGTAACATGGACCCTAACGAAACTGTCAATCGTTTACTCTCTCAAG ATCCTTTTCACGAGGTGAAGAGCAAGCGAGAGAAGAAAAAAGAG AATAAGGACCCAACAGATTACAGGTCTTATGGGAGCGGGACAAGTAGCACAACTAGTCGTGGTGGTGGACGTGGTGGCACTGATCGTCATGGTGGACACGGTGTTACCAACCATTACAGCAGTATTG ATTCTGGTCTGCTGGGAAAAACTGTTCATAAAAAGGAAAATGGAATACCTGCTTATGGAGGTTCTCTATCTTCCACATCTAGTGTCATGGGAATTAATGAGAACAGGCAACCACCGTCGCACAG TAGTTCTGAGGCTACTGAAAAAACATCTACAATAGGCATCAATGATGGACTATCTTCATCATCACAATATGGTGGGGGACCGCAATCTGCCTGGAAGGGGAATGTAGTGGGTCAAGTATCAATGGCTGACATTGTGAAGAGGGGTAGGCCGCAGGCCAAGGCATCCGTGCATGACTCTTCCTTCCACAGCGGCAATCGTCACAACGGTTTGATGCCTTCAGAAGCATTAGATCACAGTTTGCAATTACCGCAACATGCTTCCATGGTTTCAGAGACTAATACTGATCAAGGTTCTGCTATTAGTCACAGTGTTCCACAGAATAATGAATGGCCTTGCATTGAGAACCAACAAGATGTTAGAGTATACAATGTTGTTGATGTCCCAGAAAAATCTGACTACTATGAGAACCCGTCTAGCTTTTCTGAAGCTTACTGGCAGAAGGATGACTTAGACGAACGCCTAGCTGATGATGGTTATGTTGAGATTGCAGATGATGTCAGATCTGCTTCTACATCTGTTAAAAGTTCATCAGAGGATAACACAGGAGGAG ATGGCGTTTCATCAGTGGCTGCAAACTTAGAGCAGCTAAATTTACAGAGAGACGATCAGGGGACAAAACCAGAGGAGGATGATTCTTCTATAATAATTCCCAGTCACCTACAACTCCATACACCAGAATGCTTGAATCTGAGCTTTGGACGTTTTGGATCTCAAAACAATGCCCCCCTTTCTGGATCTGGGCCATATAATTCTAGGTCCTTGAAAAGTAACGTGGAGGATACACATGGAACGTCTGATGTTTCAGCAACTGGATCATCTGATGCTAG AAATCCCAACTATTATGGAGATGAACATCATGCATCTACCTCAGAAGGAAGTTTAGCTCATCCAACTGGTGTGAGTTCTGGGACCTATGAACATTCTTCCATTTCACAACAAGAAGACTTAAAACTGGAACATCCTGAAACTGCTCAGCAAAACCTACATTCATTTCCTTCATCTTCACATGGGTTTACTTATGGAAATGCCCTACAAAATGTCACATTTCCTCATTCACAGATAAGCCCGCAGATGCAGAATCTTGCTCCCTTCTCTAGTGTAATG GCATATGCAAATTCTTTACCAGATGCTCTTTTGGCTTCGACAACTCAAACAGCAAGGGAAGATATCCCATACTTACCCTTCCCTGCTACACAACCAATGCCTGCAAAGCTTAACAACATTGCTTCTTCATTTGGTGATCTCACCATAACCATGTCAGAG GCTTTGAGAGCTAGCAGCATTTCTACACCTCAACCTAATCCACACACACTGACCGGTGCCAATGTTGCCACTGGACCTACACTTCCTCAACACCTGGCTATGCATCCTTACTCCCAACCTACTCTTCCTCTGGGACATTTCGCCAATATGATTAGCTATCCACTGTTGCCTCAGAGCTATGCCTATATGCCATCAGCTTTTCAGCAGACTTTTGCTGGAAACAACGCATATCACCAGTCTCTGGCAGCATTGCTTCCACAATATAAAAGTAGCGTTTCTGTCAGCAACGTGCCTCCGTCTGCTAATATTCCACCTGGATATGGCTTTAACAGTTCAACAAGTATTCCTGGAGGAGGAAGCTTTTCTTTGAATCCACCTGCTGCTGCTACCGGGACAACCATTGGATATGAGAATGTTATAAACTCCCAGCTTAAGGACAACAGTCACATGATTTCACTACAACAG AATGAGAATTCTCCCATTTGGCTTCAGGGGCCTGGCTCACGAACAATGCCTGCAGTTCCTCCCAGCGCGTATTACAGCTTACAGGGACAGAATCAACAACCTAGTGGATTTCAGCAACGGCAGCAGCCAACACAGCATTTTGGATCCCTTGGCCACCCTAATTTCTACCAGTCTCAGTCTGGCATTTCTCTAGAACATCAGCACCAAAATTCTCTGGAAGCATCCCTGGGTGGTTTGCAAAGCCAACCATCTCAGCAGTCCCAACAGTTATGGCAAAACAGCTACTAA